The Deltaproteobacteria bacterium genome includes a region encoding these proteins:
- the bioD gene encoding dethiobiotin synthase, with protein sequence MAILPEISRTAGIFVTGTDTGVGKTVIAAGLTAALRAVGTRAVYFKPIQSGATETEGGLIAEDARLAQELAGLKEPLSLLAPIVLRLPLAPAVAAAQTGVSIDLENIAQAYGELASRYDYLVVEGAGGLYVPLINTKFLVLDLALWLELPLVVVTRPGLGTINHTTLTVKAAVQAGLEVAGIIINQYPDRPGLAERTNPEIIAALTGRPILGKVPYIPDFDDPSGRKRLIESLVPLISRIYWPRP encoded by the coding sequence ATGGCGATCTTACCTGAAATCTCCCGCACCGCCGGGATATTTGTCACCGGTACCGATACTGGCGTAGGCAAAACCGTCATTGCCGCGGGGCTGACGGCGGCGCTGCGGGCCGTGGGCACCCGAGCGGTCTATTTCAAGCCCATCCAGAGCGGGGCTACCGAAACCGAGGGCGGTCTGATAGCCGAAGACGCCCGGTTGGCTCAGGAACTGGCCGGCTTAAAAGAACCCTTGTCCTTGCTGGCCCCCATAGTTTTACGGCTTCCCCTGGCCCCGGCGGTAGCCGCGGCCCAGACCGGGGTAAGCATCGACCTAGAGAATATTGCCCAGGCCTATGGTGAGCTGGCCAGCCGCTATGATTATCTGGTAGTGGAAGGCGCCGGCGGTCTCTATGTGCCATTGATTAATACTAAATTTCTGGTCCTGGATCTGGCTCTCTGGCTGGAGTTGCCCCTGGTGGTCGTGACCCGGCCCGGCCTGGGAACGATCAACCATACGACGCTCACCGTCAAAGCCGCGGTCCAGGCCGGGTTGGAGGTGGCCGGGATCATTATTAACCAATATCCCGATCGTCCGGGACTGGCCGAACGCACCAACCCGGAGATCATCGCCGCCCTCACCGGCAGGCCGATCCTGGGGAAGGTGCCTTATATCCCTGACTTTGACGACCCGAGTGGGAGAAAACGACTGATAGA